In Sphingomonas phyllosphaerae, one DNA window encodes the following:
- the fusA gene encoding elongation factor G, with amino-acid sequence MARSHPLELYRNIGIMAHIDAGKTTTTERILYYTGKSYKIGEVHEGTATMDWMEQEQERGITITSAATTCKWKAEEGKGPEHLINIIDTPGHVDFTIEVERSLRVLDGAVACFDGVAGVEPQSETVWRQADKYGVPRMCFVNKLDRTGADFYFCVNSIIERLGAKPAVLYLPIGIEGGFKGLVDLVENRAIIWLEESLGAKFEYQPIPDDMVEKAAKYRNDLIELAVEQDDDAMEAYLEGNEPDAATLKKLLRKGTLNMSFVPVVCGSAFKNKGVQPLLDAVVDYLPSPLDVPAIKGVKLDGETPDERPSSDDAPFSALAFKIMNDPFVGSLTFARIYSGVLTKGGYLNSVKDKKEKIGRMLLMHANSREDIDEARAGDIVAIAGLKETTTGDTLCDPAHPIILERMEFPEPVIELSVEPKTKADQEKMGIALNRLAAEDPSFRVSTDHESGQTIIKGMGELHLEILVDRMKREFKVEANVGAPQVAYREYLKKAVDIDYTHKKQSGGTGQFGRVKVKLTPGERGAGIVFKDEIKGGNIPREYIPAIEKGFRETAATGSLVGFPIIDFDITLYDGAYHDVDSSALAFEITARGAMREGAQKAGITLLEPVMKVEVVTPEDYLGDVIGDMNSRRGQIQGTDTRGNAQAVTAMVPLANMFGYVNSLRSFTQGRASYSMQFSHYDEVPQNVADEVKAKLA; translated from the coding sequence TCGGCGAAGTCCATGAGGGCACCGCCACGATGGACTGGATGGAGCAGGAGCAGGAGCGCGGGATCACGATCACGTCGGCTGCCACCACCTGCAAGTGGAAGGCCGAAGAGGGCAAGGGCCCCGAGCACCTCATCAACATCATCGACACCCCCGGCCACGTCGACTTCACGATCGAAGTCGAGCGTTCGCTGCGCGTGCTCGACGGCGCGGTCGCGTGCTTCGACGGCGTTGCGGGCGTGGAGCCGCAGTCGGAAACCGTGTGGCGTCAGGCCGACAAGTACGGCGTGCCGCGCATGTGCTTCGTCAACAAGCTCGACCGCACCGGCGCCGACTTCTACTTCTGCGTCAATTCGATCATCGAGCGGCTCGGCGCGAAGCCGGCGGTGCTGTATCTCCCGATCGGCATCGAGGGTGGGTTCAAGGGTCTGGTCGACCTGGTCGAGAACCGCGCGATCATCTGGCTTGAAGAGTCGCTGGGCGCGAAGTTCGAATATCAGCCGATCCCCGACGATATGGTCGAGAAGGCGGCGAAGTATCGCAACGACCTGATCGAGCTGGCCGTCGAGCAGGACGACGACGCGATGGAGGCGTATCTGGAGGGCAACGAGCCCGACGCCGCGACGCTGAAGAAGCTGCTCCGCAAGGGGACGCTGAACATGTCGTTCGTGCCGGTCGTCTGCGGTTCGGCGTTCAAGAACAAGGGCGTGCAGCCGTTGCTCGACGCGGTCGTCGACTATCTGCCGAGCCCGCTCGACGTGCCGGCGATCAAGGGCGTCAAGCTCGACGGCGAGACGCCGGACGAGCGTCCGTCCTCGGATGACGCGCCGTTCTCGGCGCTGGCGTTCAAGATCATGAACGATCCGTTCGTCGGCTCGCTGACCTTCGCGCGCATCTATTCGGGCGTCCTGACCAAGGGCGGCTACCTGAACTCGGTGAAGGACAAGAAGGAAAAGATCGGCCGTATGCTCCTCATGCACGCGAACTCGCGTGAGGACATTGACGAGGCGCGCGCGGGCGACATCGTCGCGATCGCGGGTCTCAAGGAGACGACGACCGGCGACACGCTCTGCGATCCGGCGCACCCGATCATTCTGGAGCGTATGGAATTCCCGGAGCCGGTGATCGAGCTGTCGGTGGAGCCGAAGACCAAGGCCGACCAGGAGAAGATGGGCATCGCGCTCAACCGCCTGGCCGCCGAGGATCCCTCGTTCCGCGTGTCGACCGATCACGAATCGGGCCAGACGATCATCAAGGGGATGGGCGAGCTTCACCTCGAGATCCTCGTCGATCGCATGAAGCGCGAGTTCAAGGTCGAGGCGAACGTCGGTGCGCCGCAGGTGGCGTATCGCGAGTACCTCAAGAAGGCCGTCGATATCGACTACACCCACAAGAAGCAGTCGGGCGGCACCGGCCAGTTCGGTCGCGTGAAGGTGAAGCTGACGCCGGGCGAGCGCGGCGCGGGGATCGTCTTCAAGGACGAGATCAAGGGCGGCAACATCCCGCGCGAGTACATTCCCGCGATCGAGAAGGGCTTCCGCGAGACCGCGGCGACCGGTTCGCTGGTCGGCTTCCCGATCATCGACTTCGACATCACGCTGTATGACGGTGCGTACCATGACGTCGACTCGTCGGCGCTGGCGTTCGAAATCACCGCCCGCGGTGCAATGCGTGAAGGCGCGCAGAAGGCCGGCATCACGCTGCTCGAGCCGGTGATGAAGGTCGAGGTCGTCACCCCGGAGGATTATCTGGGCGACGTCATCGGCGACATGAACTCGCGTCGTGGCCAGATCCAGGGCACCGACACACGCGGCAACGCGCAGGCGGTGACCGCGATGGTCCCGCTGGCGAACATGTTCGGCTACGTGAATTCGCTCCGCTCGTTCACGCAGGGCCGCGCCAGCTACTCGATGCAGTTCTCGCACTACGACGAAGTGCCGCAGAACGTCGCCGACGAAGTGAAGGCGAAGCTCGCCTAA
- the tuf gene encoding elongation factor Tu encodes MAKAKFERNKPHLNIGTIGHVDHGKTSLTAAITKVLAENVAGNAAVDFANIDKAPEERERGITISTAHVEYETANRHYAHVDCPGHADYVKNMITGAAQMDGAILVVSATDGPMPQTREHILLARQVGVPAMVVFMNKVDLVDDEEILELVELEVRELLSSYEFPGDDIPIIKGSATCALSGSNQKLGPDAVMELMKAVDEYIPQPERPLDKPFMMPIEDVFSISGRGTVVTGRVETGIIKVGEEVEIVGIHPTVRKTTVTGVEMFRKLLDQGQAGDNVGALIRGVARDEVERGQVLCKPGSIKPHTDFASEVYVLSKDEGGRHTPFFANYRPQFYFRTTDVTGTVELPEGTEMVMPGDNVALGIKLIAPIAMDVGQRFTIREGGRTVGAGVVSGITK; translated from the coding sequence ATGGCTAAGGCTAAGTTTGAGCGGAACAAGCCGCACCTGAACATCGGCACCATCGGTCACGTCGACCATGGCAAGACCTCGCTGACCGCAGCGATCACGAAGGTGCTGGCAGAGAACGTCGCGGGCAACGCCGCGGTCGACTTCGCCAACATCGACAAGGCACCGGAAGAGCGCGAGCGCGGCATCACGATCTCGACCGCGCACGTCGAGTACGAGACGGCGAACCGCCACTATGCGCACGTCGACTGCCCGGGCCACGCCGACTATGTGAAGAACATGATCACCGGCGCGGCGCAGATGGACGGCGCGATCCTGGTCGTCTCGGCCACCGACGGCCCGATGCCGCAGACCCGCGAGCACATCCTGCTTGCGCGCCAGGTCGGCGTGCCGGCGATGGTCGTGTTCATGAACAAGGTCGATCTGGTCGACGACGAGGAAATCCTCGAGCTGGTCGAACTGGAAGTCCGCGAGCTGCTCAGCTCGTACGAGTTCCCGGGCGACGACATTCCGATCATCAAGGGTTCGGCGACCTGCGCGCTGTCGGGTTCGAACCAGAAGCTCGGGCCGGATGCGGTCATGGAGCTGATGAAGGCGGTCGACGAGTACATCCCGCAGCCGGAGCGTCCGCTGGACAAGCCGTTCATGATGCCGATCGAAGACGTGTTCTCGATCTCGGGTCGTGGTACGGTCGTGACCGGCCGTGTCGAGACCGGCATCATCAAGGTTGGTGAGGAAGTCGAGATCGTCGGCATCCACCCGACCGTCCGCAAGACCACCGTCACCGGCGTGGAAATGTTCCGCAAGCTGCTCGACCAGGGCCAGGCCGGCGACAACGTCGGCGCGCTGATCCGTGGCGTCGCTCGTGACGAAGTCGAGCGTGGTCAGGTGCTCTGCAAGCCGGGCTCGATCAAGCCGCACACCGACTTCGCGTCGGAAGTGTACGTGCTGTCGAAGGACGAGGGTGGCCGTCACACGCCGTTCTTCGCCAACTATCGTCCGCAGTTCTACTTCCGCACGACCGACGTGACCGGCACCGTCGAGCTGCCCGAGGGCACCGAGATGGTCATGCCGGGCGACAACGTCGCGCTGGGCATCAAGCTGATCGCCCCGATCGCGATGGACGTCGGCCAGCGCTTCACCATCCGTGAGGGTGGCCGGACCGTCGGCGCGGGTGTCGTGAGCGGCATCACCAAGTAA
- the rpsJ gene encoding 30S ribosomal protein S10 produces MDSNIRIRLKAFDHRVLDQATGDIADTARRTGALIRGPIPLPTRIEKFTVNRGPHIDKKSREQFEVRTYKRMLDIVQPTPQTVDALMKLDLAAGVDVEIKLA; encoded by the coding sequence ATGGACAGCAACATCCGCATCCGCTTGAAGGCGTTCGATCATCGCGTGCTCGATCAGGCGACGGGCGACATCGCCGATACCGCGCGCCGCACCGGCGCGCTCATCCGTGGTCCCATTCCGCTCCCGACCCGTATCGAGAAGTTCACGGTCAACCGTGGGCCGCACATCGACAAGAAGTCGCGTGAGCAGTTCGAGGTCCGCACCTACAAGCGGATGCTCGACATCGTACAGCCGACCCCGCAGACCGTCGACGCGCTGATGAAGCTCGATCTGGCGGCCGGTGTTGACGTCGAGATCAAGCTGGCGTAA
- the rplC gene encoding 50S ribosomal protein L3, translating into MRTGVIAKKMGMTRLFQDDGRHVPVTVLQIEALQVVARRENDRDGYTAVQLGAGVAKAKNVAKPQRGHFGKAEVEPKAIVHEFRVSEENLLDVGAELSADHYVAGQLVDIQGRTQGKGFAGAMKRWNFGGLRATHGVSVSHRSHGSTGNRQDPGRVFKNKKMAGHMGDKNRTQQNLEIVGTDVERGLIFVKGSVPGSKGGWLFVKDAVKQARHESAPFPASIKAANNNVSADPAPAAAESQEG; encoded by the coding sequence ATGCGTACTGGCGTGATCGCGAAGAAAATGGGGATGACCCGCCTGTTCCAGGACGACGGCCGCCACGTGCCGGTCACCGTCCTGCAGATCGAGGCGCTTCAGGTCGTCGCCCGTCGCGAAAATGACCGGGACGGCTACACCGCCGTCCAGCTTGGTGCAGGTGTCGCCAAGGCCAAGAACGTTGCCAAGCCGCAGCGCGGCCACTTCGGCAAGGCCGAGGTCGAGCCGAAGGCGATCGTCCACGAATTCCGCGTGAGCGAAGAGAACCTCCTCGACGTCGGGGCCGAACTGTCGGCCGATCACTATGTCGCCGGCCAGCTGGTCGACATCCAGGGTCGCACGCAGGGCAAGGGCTTCGCCGGCGCCATGAAGCGCTGGAACTTCGGCGGTCTGCGCGCCACGCACGGCGTGTCGGTCAGCCATCGTTCGCATGGTTCGACGGGTAACCGTCAGGATCCGGGTCGCGTCTTCAAGAACAAGAAGATGGCCGGCCATATGGGCGACAAGAACCGTACGCAGCAGAACCTCGAGATCGTCGGCACCGACGTCGAGCGTGGCCTGATCTTCGTGAAGGGTTCGGTCCCCGGCTCGAAGGGCGGCTGGCTGTTCGTCAAGGACGCCGTCAAGCAGGCCCGTCATGAGAGCGCGCCGTTCCCGGCGTCGATCAAGGCGGCCAACAACAATGTTTCCGCAGACCCTGCTCCGGCAGCTGCCGAGAGCCAGGAGGGCTAA
- the rplD gene encoding 50S ribosomal protein L4, with protein sequence MKVKISSFAGTDTGEVELNDEVFGLDPRADILHRVVTWQLEKRRATARGTRERSDVARSGKKLGRQKGGGVARHGDRRAPVFIGGGKAHGARVRDFNPGLNKKIRALGLKMALSSHAKAGSLIVLEGFEVAKTKELKGHFAGLNTGKRTLVIDGEAGEGFRAGRNLPGVDLLPAVGANVYDIIKADTLVLTRAAVEKLEARFNG encoded by the coding sequence GTGAAGGTCAAGATTTCTTCCTTCGCCGGCACCGATACGGGCGAAGTCGAGCTCAACGACGAGGTCTTCGGCCTCGATCCGCGCGCCGACATCCTGCACCGCGTCGTGACCTGGCAGCTCGAGAAGCGTCGCGCCACCGCGCGCGGCACCCGCGAGCGTTCGGATGTCGCGCGGTCGGGCAAGAAGCTCGGTCGTCAGAAGGGCGGCGGCGTCGCCCGTCACGGCGATCGTCGTGCTCCGGTGTTCATCGGCGGCGGTAAGGCGCACGGCGCCCGCGTCCGCGATTTCAACCCGGGCCTGAACAAGAAGATCCGCGCGCTGGGTCTGAAGATGGCGCTCAGCAGCCACGCCAAGGCGGGGTCGCTGATCGTCCTGGAGGGCTTCGAGGTCGCCAAGACCAAGGAGCTGAAGGGGCATTTCGCGGGGCTCAACACGGGCAAGCGCACGCTGGTGATCGACGGCGAGGCGGGCGAAGGCTTCCGCGCCGGTCGCAACCTTCCGGGTGTGGACCTGCTCCCCGCCGTGGGCGCCAACGTCTACGACATCATCAAGGCTGACACGCTGGTGCTGACGCGCGCGGCGGTCGAGAAGCTGGAGGCGCGCTTCAATGGCTAA
- a CDS encoding 50S ribosomal protein L23, translating to MAKPAKAIDNRHYDVIVAPHITEKATLLSEQNAVVFKVANKATKPEIKAAVEALFDVSVVSVNTIVQKGKTKRWKGAPYQRSDMKKAIVTLREGQSIDVTEGAK from the coding sequence ATGGCTAAGCCGGCAAAGGCGATCGACAACCGTCATTATGACGTGATTGTCGCGCCGCACATCACCGAGAAGGCGACCCTGCTCTCCGAGCAGAACGCGGTGGTCTTCAAGGTCGCCAACAAGGCGACCAAGCCCGAGATCAAGGCGGCCGTGGAAGCGCTGTTCGACGTCAGCGTCGTCAGCGTCAACACGATCGTCCAGAAGGGCAAGACCAAGCGTTGGAAGGGTGCGCCCTACCAGCGGTCCGACATGAAGAAGGCGATCGTCACGCTCCGCGAGGGGCAGTCGATCGACGTTACCGAGGGGGCCAAGTAA
- the rplB gene encoding 50S ribosomal protein L2 has translation MALKHYNPTSPAQRGLILVDKSSLWKGKPVKALTEGKRKTGGRNNKGHVTSRGIAGGHKQRYRFIDFKRRKWDVDGTVERLEYDPNRTAFIALISYPDGEQAYIIAPQRLAVGDKVVAGKKTDVKPGNAMELGQMPVGTIVHNVEMKPGKGGQIARSAGTYVQVVGRDRGMVIVRLNSGEQRYIHGDCMATVGAVSNPDNQNQNLGKAGRSRWLGSRPLTRGVAKNPVDHPHGGGEGRTSGGRHPVTPWGKPTKGARTRHNKATDKMIIRSRHARKK, from the coding sequence ATGGCACTCAAGCATTATAACCCGACCTCGCCGGCGCAGCGCGGCCTGATCCTCGTCGACAAGTCGTCGCTGTGGAAGGGCAAGCCCGTCAAGGCGCTGACCGAAGGCAAGCGCAAGACTGGCGGCCGCAACAACAAGGGCCACGTGACCTCGCGCGGCATCGCGGGCGGCCACAAGCAGCGTTACCGCTTCATCGACTTCAAGCGTCGGAAGTGGGACGTCGACGGCACCGTCGAGCGGCTGGAATATGACCCCAACCGCACCGCGTTCATCGCGCTGATCTCCTATCCGGACGGCGAGCAGGCGTATATCATCGCGCCGCAGCGTCTGGCGGTCGGCGACAAGGTCGTCGCGGGCAAGAAGACCGACGTGAAGCCGGGCAACGCGATGGAGCTGGGCCAGATGCCGGTCGGCACGATCGTCCACAACGTCGAGATGAAGCCCGGCAAGGGCGGTCAGATCGCGCGTTCGGCAGGCACCTATGTGCAGGTCGTCGGTCGCGACCGCGGCATGGTCATCGTCCGCCTGAACTCGGGCGAGCAGCGCTACATCCATGGCGACTGCATGGCGACGGTCGGTGCGGTGTCGAACCCGGACAACCAGAACCAGAACCTCGGCAAGGCCGGTCGTTCGCGCTGGCTGGGCTCGCGCCCGTTGACGCGCGGCGTGGCGAAGAACCCGGTCGACCACCCGCACGGCGGTGGTGAAGGCCGGACCTCGGGCGGTCGTCATCCGGTGACGCCGTGGGGCAAGCCGACCAAGGGTGCGCGCACGCGCCACAACAAGGCGACGGACAAGATGATCATCCGTAGCCGTCACGCGAGGAAGAAGTAA
- the rpsS gene encoding 30S ribosomal protein S19 → MARSVWKGPFVELSLLKKAEVAQDSGGRAPIKTWSRRSTILPQFIGLTFTVYNGRKFVPVTVNEDMVGMKLGEFAPTRYFPGHAADKKGKR, encoded by the coding sequence ATGGCGCGCTCCGTCTGGAAGGGCCCGTTCGTTGAACTGAGCCTGCTCAAGAAGGCCGAAGTCGCGCAGGATTCGGGCGGCCGCGCGCCGATCAAGACCTGGTCGCGTCGCTCCACCATCCTGCCGCAGTTCATCGGCCTGACCTTCACCGTCTATAACGGCCGCAAGTTCGTGCCGGTGACGGTGAACGAGGACATGGTCGGCATGAAGCTCGGCGAATTCGCGCCGACCCGGTATTTCCCCGGTCACGCGGCTGACAAGAAGGGCAAGCGCTGA
- the rplV gene encoding 50S ribosomal protein L22, with product MSKPASPRKVGEKEALSVGTQIRGSAQKLGLVAALIRGRSAADAMNILAFSKKSMAVDARKVLASAIANAENNHNLDVDALVVAEASVGKSITMKRFATRGRGKSTRILKPFSRLRIVVREQEEA from the coding sequence ATGAGCAAGCCTGCATCCCCCCGCAAGGTCGGCGAGAAGGAAGCCCTCTCGGTCGGCACGCAGATCCGTGGTTCGGCGCAGAAGCTGGGCCTGGTCGCCGCGCTGATCCGTGGCCGCTCGGCCGCCGATGCGATGAACATCCTCGCCTTCTCGAAGAAGTCGATGGCGGTTGACGCACGCAAGGTGCTGGCCTCAGCCATCGCCAATGCCGAGAACAACCACAACCTCGACGTCGACGCACTGGTCGTCGCCGAGGCGTCGGTCGGCAAGTCGATCACCATGAAGCGGTTCGCCACGCGCGGCCGCGGCAAGTCCACCCGCATCCTGAAGCCGTTCTCGCGGCTGCGGATCGTCGTGCGCGAGCAGGAAGAAGCCTAA
- the rpsC gene encoding 30S ribosomal protein S3 — translation MGHKSNPIGLRLQINRTWDSRWFAEGADYKKLLLEDLKIRQYILKTLPQAAISKVVIDRPAKLCRISIFAARPGVIIGKKGSDIEKLRKTLGAMTSSDVSLNIVEIRKPEVDAKLIAQGIADQLERRIAFRRAMKRAVQSAMRLGADGIKVYCGGRLGGAEIARSESYREGRVPLHTLRANIDYAHAEAHTAYGVCGVKVWVFKGEILGHDPFATDRLMMEAQTSGVRPARDDRR, via the coding sequence ATGGGTCACAAGAGCAACCCGATCGGTCTGCGCCTGCAGATCAACCGCACCTGGGACAGCCGCTGGTTCGCCGAGGGCGCGGATTACAAGAAGCTGCTGCTGGAGGATCTGAAGATCCGCCAGTACATCCTGAAGACGCTGCCGCAGGCGGCGATCTCCAAGGTGGTGATCGACCGTCCGGCCAAGCTGTGCCGGATCTCGATCTTCGCGGCCCGCCCCGGTGTCATCATCGGCAAGAAGGGCTCGGACATCGAGAAGCTGCGCAAGACGCTCGGCGCGATGACCAGCTCGGACGTGTCGCTGAACATCGTCGAAATCCGTAAGCCGGAAGTCGATGCCAAGCTCATCGCGCAGGGCATCGCCGACCAGCTCGAGCGTCGTATCGCGTTCCGCCGCGCCATGAAGCGCGCGGTGCAGTCCGCGATGCGGCTCGGCGCCGACGGCATCAAGGTCTATTGCGGTGGCCGTCTGGGCGGCGCGGAAATCGCGCGTTCGGAGAGCTATCGTGAAGGCCGCGTGCCGCTCCACACGCTGCGCGCCAACATCGATTACGCCCATGCCGAAGCGCACACCGCGTACGGCGTCTGCGGCGTGAAGGTGTGGGTGTTCAAGGGCGAGATCCTCGGTCACGACCCGTTCGCCACCGATCGTCTCATGATGGAGGCCCAGACCTCCGGCGTGCGCCCGGCGCGCGACGACCGTCGCTAA
- the rplP gene encoding 50S ribosomal protein L16 yields MLQPKRTKFRKAFKGRIHGDAKGGTSLNFGSYGLKAMEPDRITARQIEAARRAITRHIKRQGRLWIRVFPDVPVSSKPAEVRMGSGKGSPEFWAARVKPGRILFELDGVEGPLAAEAFERAAMKLPIKTKVVARLGDTSHLGGE; encoded by the coding sequence ATGCTGCAACCGAAGCGCACCAAGTTCCGCAAGGCGTTCAAGGGCCGTATCCACGGCGACGCCAAGGGCGGTACGTCGCTGAACTTCGGCTCCTATGGCCTCAAGGCGATGGAGCCGGACCGTATCACCGCGCGTCAGATCGAGGCGGCCCGCCGCGCGATCACGCGTCACATCAAGCGCCAGGGGCGTCTGTGGATCCGCGTGTTCCCGGACGTGCCGGTGTCGAGCAAGCCCGCCGAAGTCCGCATGGGCTCGGGTAAGGGTTCGCCGGAATTCTGGGCCGCGCGCGTCAAGCCGGGCCGGATCCTGTTCGAGCTCGACGGTGTCGAAGGGCCGCTGGCCGCGGAGGCGTTCGAGCGCGCCGCGATGAAGCTGCCGATCAAGACCAAGGTCGTGGCGCGCCTCGGCGACACCTCGCACCTGGGAGGCGAGTAA
- the rpmC gene encoding 50S ribosomal protein L29 — MANKTDYNGQSDDQLAESLGNLKREQFNLRFQAATSQLEKPSRVREVRKDIARIKTLQTQRNAAAAAK, encoded by the coding sequence ATGGCGAACAAGACCGACTATAACGGGCAGAGCGACGACCAGCTCGCCGAGAGCCTGGGCAACCTGAAGCGCGAGCAGTTCAACCTGCGCTTCCAGGCGGCGACCAGCCAGCTCGAGAAGCCGAGCCGCGTGCGTGAGGTCCGCAAGGACATCGCCCGCATCAAGACCCTTCAGACGCAGCGCAACGCTGCGGCTGCGGCCAAGTAA
- the rpsQ gene encoding 30S ribosomal protein S17, translating into MPKRVLTGVIVSDKGEKTVVVNVERKVKHPLYGKIIRRSKKYHAHDEANEYKAGETVRIEEIAPMSKLKTWKVLDRVNTHVAPDRVDVDA; encoded by the coding sequence ATGCCGAAGCGCGTGCTGACCGGAGTGATCGTCTCCGACAAGGGCGAGAAGACGGTGGTCGTGAACGTGGAGCGCAAGGTCAAGCACCCGCTCTACGGCAAGATCATCCGCCGTTCGAAGAAGTATCACGCCCATGACGAGGCGAACGAGTATAAGGCTGGCGAGACGGTGCGCATCGAAGAGATCGCGCCGATGTCGAAGCTGAAGACCTGGAAGGTTCTGGACCGTGTGAACACGCACGTGGCCCCGGACCGGGTCGACGTCGACGCGTAA
- the rplN gene encoding 50S ribosomal protein L14 gives MIQMQSNLDVADNSGAKRVQCIKVLGGSKRRTASVGDIIVVSVKEAQPRGRVKKGDVHRAVIVRTAKDIRRADGSVIRFDGNAAVLVNKNEEPIGTRIFGPVVRELRGKKHMKIISLAPEVL, from the coding sequence ATGATCCAGATGCAGTCCAATCTCGACGTCGCTGACAACAGCGGCGCGAAGCGGGTGCAGTGCATCAAGGTGCTTGGCGGGTCCAAGCGCCGCACGGCCAGCGTCGGCGACATCATCGTCGTCAGCGTCAAGGAAGCGCAGCCGCGTGGCCGCGTGAAGAAGGGCGACGTTCACCGCGCGGTGATCGTGCGTACCGCCAAGGACATCCGTCGCGCCGACGGCTCGGTGATCCGTTTCGACGGCAACGCCGCGGTGCTGGTCAACAAGAACGAGGAGCCGATCGGCACCCGTATCTTCGGCCCGGTGGTGCGTGAACTGCGCGGCAAGAAGCACATGAAGATCATCTCGCTCGCGCCGGAGGTGCTGTAA
- the rplX gene encoding 50S ribosomal protein L24: MAAAKIKKGDQVIVLSGKDKGKTGTVTASMPRDGKVIVGGVNVATRHRKPSQANPQGGLEKIEAPLHISKVAHVTADGKPTRVRFETQDGKKVRVAVKTGEKIDG, translated from the coding sequence ATGGCCGCCGCGAAGATCAAGAAGGGCGATCAGGTCATCGTCCTGTCTGGCAAGGACAAGGGCAAGACCGGCACCGTGACCGCGTCGATGCCGCGTGACGGCAAGGTGATCGTGGGCGGCGTCAACGTCGCGACCCGTCACCGCAAGCCGAGCCAGGCGAACCCGCAGGGCGGTCTCGAGAAGATCGAGGCGCCGCTGCACATCTCGAAGGTGGCGCACGTCACCGCCGACGGCAAGCCGACCCGCGTTCGTTTCGAGACGCAGGACGGCAAGAAGGTCCGCGTCGCCGTCAAGACCGGGGAGAAGATCGATGGCTGA
- the rplE gene encoding 50S ribosomal protein L5, producing MADAYKPRMKAIYDDRIVAAMTEKFGYKNALEIPRIEKIVLNMGVGEATQDKKRVDQAASEMELIAGQKPVITKAKKSIAQFKLREGMPIGVKVTLRRERMYEFLDRFITIALPRVRDFRGLNPKSFDGRGNYACGIKEQIVFPEISYDRVDKVRGMDVIVTTSAKTDDEARELLRLFGFPFPIEEETTEKKAA from the coding sequence ATGGCTGATGCCTACAAGCCCCGCATGAAGGCGATCTATGACGATCGCATCGTCGCGGCGATGACCGAGAAGTTCGGTTACAAGAATGCGCTGGAGATCCCGCGCATCGAGAAGATCGTGCTCAACATGGGCGTGGGCGAAGCGACGCAGGACAAGAAGCGCGTCGACCAGGCCGCGTCGGAAATGGAGCTGATCGCGGGCCAGAAGCCGGTGATCACCAAGGCGAAGAAGTCGATCGCGCAGTTCAAGCTGCGTGAGGGCATGCCGATCGGCGTCAAGGTGACGCTGCGTCGCGAGCGCATGTACGAGTTCCTCGACCGCTTCATCACCATCGCGCTCCCGCGCGTCCGCGACTTTCGCGGGCTGAACCCGAAGAGCTTCGACGGCCGCGGCAATTACGCCTGCGGCATCAAGGAGCAGATCGTGTTCCCGGAGATCAGCTATGACCGCGTCGACAAGGTGCGCGGCATGGATGTGATCGTGACCACGAGCGCGAAGACCGACGACGAGGCGCGCGAGCTGCTGCGTCTGTTCGGCTTCCCGTTCCCGATCGAGGAAGAAACGACCGAGAAGAAGGCGGCATGA
- the rpsN gene encoding 30S ribosomal protein S14 encodes MAKLSSVNKNERRKKLVAQYAPKLAKLKAQANDQSLDETERLIARLKMAELPRNANPTRIRNRCALTGRPRAYYRKFGLARVMLRDLANKGLIPGLTKSSW; translated from the coding sequence ATGGCGAAACTGAGTTCCGTGAACAAGAACGAGCGTCGCAAGAAGCTGGTGGCGCAGTACGCGCCCAAGCTGGCGAAGCTGAAGGCGCAGGCCAACGACCAGTCGCTGGATGAGACCGAGCGTCTCATCGCGCGGCTGAAGATGGCCGAGCTGCCGCGCAACGCGAACCCCACGCGTATCCGCAACCGCTGCGCGCTGACCGGTCGTCCGCGTGCCTACTACCGCAAGTTCGGGCTTGCCCGTGTGATGCTGCGCGATCTGGCCAACAAGGGCCTGATCCCGGGTCTCACCAAGTCGAGCTGGTAA